From Halomicrobium salinisoli, the proteins below share one genomic window:
- a CDS encoding methyltransferase: MTDDTDQDSYEPYCSRRSDNEQRWSFVRAHLADEHETLLDVGCAEGYFTHAAAEYGLDAIGVESDEARVESARRDHGDVDGASFEQHTVTPETVADLPATDVTLLLTVQHHWVGAFGVEAATEMLRSVATKTDRLFYEPPGSRFLTPDRPIDPDDSVQRYREYLGDVFGESITVLDVAMFSHVNEGEWVDRRDPLFVADTTSV, translated from the coding sequence ATGACGGACGACACGGACCAGGACTCGTACGAGCCGTACTGTTCCCGCAGGAGCGACAACGAGCAGCGGTGGTCGTTCGTGCGGGCGCACCTCGCGGACGAGCACGAGACGCTGCTGGACGTCGGCTGCGCGGAGGGGTACTTCACGCACGCCGCCGCGGAGTACGGGCTGGACGCGATCGGCGTCGAGAGCGACGAGGCCCGGGTGGAGTCCGCCCGGCGCGATCACGGCGACGTCGACGGCGCGAGCTTCGAGCAGCACACCGTCACGCCGGAGACCGTCGCCGACCTCCCGGCCACGGACGTGACGCTGCTGCTGACCGTCCAGCACCACTGGGTTGGCGCGTTCGGCGTCGAGGCGGCCACGGAGATGCTCCGGTCGGTCGCGACGAAGACGGACCGACTGTTCTACGAACCGCCCGGATCGCGGTTCCTCACCCCGGACCGACCGATCGACCCCGACGACAGCGTCCAGCGGTACCGGGAGTACCTCGGCGACGTGTTCGGCGAGTCCATCACGGTCCTCGACGTCGCGATGTTCTCCCACGTGAACGAAGGGGAGTGGGTCGACCGGCGGGATCCGCTGTTCGTCGCCGACACGACGAGCGTCTGA
- a CDS encoding 30S ribosomal protein S19e translates to MTTLYDVPADELIEAAADELADEDAIEAPDWAEFTKSGADRELPPEQEDFWQRRAASVLRKVAVDGPVGVNSLRTEYGSSKKGSNRYQVRPPQKSQASGNIIRTVLQQLEEVGYIEAAGGEGRRVSPDGRSFLDDLAGEVLQDLDRPELERYA, encoded by the coding sequence ATGACGACGCTCTACGACGTCCCCGCGGACGAGCTCATCGAGGCCGCCGCGGACGAGCTCGCCGACGAGGACGCCATCGAAGCGCCCGACTGGGCCGAGTTCACCAAGTCCGGTGCCGACCGCGAACTGCCCCCCGAACAGGAGGACTTCTGGCAGCGCCGCGCCGCCAGCGTCCTCCGGAAGGTCGCCGTCGACGGCCCCGTCGGCGTCAACAGCCTCCGCACCGAGTACGGTAGCTCCAAGAAGGGCTCGAACCGCTACCAGGTCCGTCCGCCCCAGAAAAGCCAGGCCTCCGGGAACATCATCCGGACCGTCCTCCAGCAGCTCGAGGAGGTCGGCTACATCGAGGCCGCCGGCGGCGAGGGCCGCCGCGTCTCCCCCGACGGCCGCTCCTTCCTCGACGACCTCGCGGGCGAGGTCCTCCAGGACCTCGACCGGCCCGAGCTCGAGCGCTACGCCTAA
- a CDS encoding SDR family oxidoreductase codes for MTPDLRSVEDQVIVITGATSGIGLTTARMAARRGARLVLVARSEDALDDLTHEISEAGGEAVYVATDVSDPEAAGQIVAVAEETYGGFDTWVNGAAQFIYGRLDEVPVNDMREQFETNVWGLLYGSLAAAAHYKNRHKPGAIINVGSVASDQALPMQGSYSASKHAVKAFTDALRAELMAEDAPVSVTLIKPASIDTPYPEHAKNYMDEAPDLPPPVYAPETVARAILNAAESPQRDVYVGGGAKWLSAMGTYASGLTDRLMSTTFISQQKQDEPARTSEENILDEPVGDLEQRGDHEGHVSDSSLYTRLTQRGPLSGPVIAGLGLAAGVALAAGYRALRSREEPIVRVRGHVEEVEEPDEEEKEPTSIPIEEIGSTAAAAKSAKDAIDRFRQQ; via the coding sequence GTGACCCCGGACCTGCGGTCGGTCGAGGACCAGGTGATCGTGATCACCGGGGCGACCTCGGGCATCGGGCTGACGACCGCTCGGATGGCCGCCAGGCGCGGCGCGCGCCTGGTGCTGGTCGCCCGCAGCGAGGACGCGCTGGACGACCTGACCCACGAGATCTCCGAGGCGGGCGGCGAGGCGGTGTACGTCGCGACCGACGTGAGCGACCCGGAGGCGGCGGGCCAGATCGTCGCCGTCGCCGAGGAGACCTACGGCGGGTTCGACACCTGGGTCAACGGCGCAGCGCAGTTCATCTACGGACGGTTGGACGAGGTCCCGGTCAACGACATGCGCGAGCAGTTCGAGACCAACGTCTGGGGGCTGCTGTACGGCTCGCTGGCGGCCGCGGCGCACTACAAGAACCGGCACAAGCCCGGGGCGATCATCAACGTCGGCAGCGTCGCCTCGGACCAGGCGTTGCCGATGCAGGGGAGCTACTCGGCCTCGAAACACGCCGTCAAGGCGTTCACCGACGCCCTGCGGGCCGAACTCATGGCCGAGGACGCGCCCGTCTCGGTGACGCTGATCAAGCCCGCCTCGATCGATACGCCGTATCCCGAGCACGCGAAGAACTACATGGACGAGGCACCGGATCTCCCGCCACCGGTCTACGCGCCCGAGACGGTGGCGCGGGCCATCCTGAACGCCGCCGAGAGCCCGCAGCGCGACGTGTACGTCGGCGGCGGCGCGAAGTGGCTGTCGGCGATGGGCACCTACGCCAGTGGCCTCACGGACCGGCTCATGTCCACGACGTTCATCAGCCAGCAGAAGCAGGACGAGCCCGCACGGACGTCCGAGGAGAACATCCTCGACGAGCCCGTGGGAGACCTGGAGCAGCGCGGCGACCACGAGGGCCACGTCTCCGATTCGAGCCTCTACACCCGCCTGACCCAGCGCGGGCCGCTGTCCGGTCCGGTGATCGCCGGGCTCGGCCTGGCGGCCGGCGTCGCGCTGGCGGCCGGCTACCGCGCCCTCCGCAGTCGCGAGGAGCCCATCGTCCGGGTCCGCGGTCACGTCGAGGAAGTCGAGGAACCCGACGAGGAGGAGAAGGAACCGACGTCGATCCCCATCGAGGAGATCGGCTCGACCGCGGCGGCGGCGAAGTCGGCGAAGGACGCCATCGACCGGTTCCGCCAGCAGTGA
- a CDS encoding lysylphosphatidylglycerol synthase transmembrane domain-containing protein: protein MATDRLPTLLGFAGALAVLAGLVWFVGVDDVLDVFSQARLPVVGVILVVAALWLSAWGMALRTVLEAVGAPVPAHTAILVFTAAIFSNNVTPFGQAGGEPLSALLISEAADTEYENGLAAIASVDTIHFVPSVGYAIVGFVFVAAGAVRLGRDLRFAAVAVAGLAVALPVGAYLGWRYRYELEAAVAGAVTPVVRLVARVLPGRSPPTEAAVAERIEGFFGSIDRVAADRDTLLEAIGFSALGWLCLCGSLWLSLFALGEAVPVAAVLLVVPVGAIASVTPLPGGSGAIETVIATLLVPTTGVPLAVATSAVLLHRGATYWLPTLIGGGVATTLGAGQVREREP, encoded by the coding sequence ATGGCCACCGATCGACTGCCGACGCTGCTGGGCTTCGCCGGTGCGCTGGCGGTGCTCGCCGGACTGGTGTGGTTCGTCGGCGTCGACGACGTCCTCGACGTCTTCTCGCAGGCGCGACTCCCGGTGGTCGGCGTCATCCTCGTCGTCGCCGCGCTGTGGCTCTCCGCCTGGGGGATGGCGCTCAGGACCGTCCTCGAGGCCGTGGGCGCGCCTGTTCCGGCCCACACGGCGATCCTCGTGTTCACTGCGGCCATCTTCTCCAACAACGTCACCCCCTTCGGACAGGCAGGCGGCGAGCCGCTCAGCGCCCTGCTCATCTCCGAAGCCGCCGACACCGAGTACGAGAACGGGCTGGCGGCCATCGCCAGCGTCGACACGATCCACTTCGTCCCGTCGGTCGGCTACGCCATCGTCGGCTTCGTCTTCGTCGCCGCCGGCGCCGTCAGGCTCGGCCGCGACCTGCGCTTCGCGGCCGTCGCCGTCGCCGGCCTCGCCGTCGCGCTCCCCGTCGGCGCCTACCTCGGCTGGCGCTACCGCTACGAGCTGGAGGCCGCCGTCGCCGGCGCCGTGACGCCCGTCGTCCGCCTCGTCGCCCGGGTCCTCCCGGGCCGCTCGCCGCCGACCGAAGCCGCCGTCGCCGAGCGGATCGAGGGCTTCTTCGGGTCGATCGACCGCGTCGCCGCCGACCGGGACACGCTGCTGGAGGCCATCGGCTTCTCCGCGCTCGGCTGGCTCTGCCTCTGCGGCTCGCTGTGGCTCTCCCTGTTCGCGCTCGGCGAGGCCGTCCCGGTCGCCGCCGTCCTCCTCGTCGTCCCCGTCGGCGCCATCGCGAGCGTCACGCCGCTGCCCGGCGGCTCCGGCGCCATCGAGACGGTCATCGCGACGCTGCTGGTCCCGACCACCGGCGTCCCGCTGGCCGTCGCCACCTCCGCCGTCCTGCTGCACCGCGGCGCGACCTACTGGCTCCCGACGCTGATCGGGGGCGGCGTCGCTACCACCCTGGGCGCCGGCCAGGTACGCGAGCGCGAGCCCTGA
- a CDS encoding phosphotransferase family protein — protein sequence MTNTVEPVLDEAFPGRSVADVQPAGVSWNDQNETVAVEFADGASVFLKVAVDGDGSRVARERAVIDYVRSHCDVAVPTVVASDADGDPPYLATAPMDGRNVAEGWPEWDDDEQVAVTRRVGAALAEVHDRTFESHGHVEGGGLDELVLDRGTWTDVLVDEIEAQRARSSTARFEGYFDEVVAAVEGNRPRLDEAPAVLTHGDPAQPNVFRLDRAIGFVDWEISHVGDPAYELYRAEQQFPHDADERGSSSPDSQARQDAGERIEVALREGYAERAGSLPEGYEDRVPVYEAVWHVYNLGLFDKWAGDDDESPEEVAATAEAEMERYLDAIR from the coding sequence GTGACTAACACCGTCGAGCCGGTCCTGGACGAGGCCTTCCCCGGCCGAAGCGTCGCGGACGTGCAGCCGGCGGGCGTCTCCTGGAACGACCAGAACGAGACGGTCGCCGTCGAGTTCGCGGACGGCGCGTCCGTCTTCCTGAAGGTAGCGGTCGACGGCGACGGGTCCCGCGTCGCCCGGGAGCGCGCCGTGATCGACTACGTCCGCTCGCACTGCGACGTGGCCGTTCCGACCGTCGTCGCGTCCGACGCCGACGGCGACCCGCCGTACCTCGCGACGGCGCCGATGGACGGGCGCAACGTCGCCGAGGGCTGGCCGGAGTGGGACGACGACGAGCAGGTGGCGGTGACGCGACGGGTCGGGGCCGCTCTGGCAGAGGTACACGACAGGACCTTCGAGAGCCACGGCCACGTCGAGGGCGGCGGCCTCGACGAACTGGTCCTCGACCGCGGGACGTGGACGGACGTGCTCGTCGACGAGATCGAGGCCCAGCGAGCGCGGTCGTCGACGGCCCGCTTCGAGGGCTACTTCGACGAGGTCGTCGCGGCCGTCGAGGGGAATCGGCCCCGCCTCGACGAGGCGCCCGCGGTACTGACCCACGGCGACCCGGCACAGCCGAACGTCTTCCGACTCGACCGAGCGATCGGGTTCGTCGACTGGGAGATATCCCACGTCGGCGACCCGGCCTACGAACTCTACCGGGCCGAGCAGCAGTTCCCGCACGACGCCGACGAGCGGGGCTCGTCGAGCCCTGACTCGCAGGCTCGTCAGGACGCCGGCGAACGGATCGAGGTCGCCCTGCGCGAGGGATACGCGGAGCGCGCCGGATCGCTCCCAGAGGGGTACGAGGACCGCGTGCCCGTCTACGAGGCGGTCTGGCACGTCTACAATCTGGGGCTGTTCGACAAGTGGGCCGGGGACGACGACGAGTCCCCCGAAGAGGTCGCGGCCACTGCCGAGGCGGAGATGGAGCGATACCTCGACGCCATCCGATAG
- the thiL gene encoding thiamine-phosphate kinase, with amino-acid sequence MDERAALAAIADRLPAAGDDCAVVDGQVITTDMLHEATDFPAGTTRYTAGWRAVGASLSDVASMGAAATAAVAVYAAPEFDPEELSAFLDGAADVCDAVGAEYVGGDLDGHDEFTVATTALGETDDPVLRSGAAPGDAVCVTGTLGRSGAALRHFERGDAERGNELFRFEPRVAAGRALAEHATAMMDSSDGLARSLHQLAEAGDCGMAVETPLPIDESVDAVADDADDRLELGAFFGEDFELVCTLPEEKVDVASAAVDAGLTRIGTVTEAGVTLDGEPLPDRGWTHG; translated from the coding sequence ATGGACGAACGGGCGGCGCTCGCCGCGATCGCGGACCGGCTCCCGGCGGCGGGCGACGACTGCGCCGTCGTGGACGGGCAGGTGATCACGACCGACATGCTCCACGAGGCGACGGACTTCCCGGCCGGGACGACCCGCTACACGGCGGGCTGGCGGGCGGTCGGCGCGTCGCTGTCAGACGTGGCGTCGATGGGCGCCGCCGCCACCGCCGCCGTCGCCGTCTACGCCGCCCCCGAGTTCGACCCCGAGGAGCTGTCGGCCTTCCTCGACGGCGCCGCGGACGTCTGCGACGCCGTCGGCGCGGAGTACGTCGGGGGCGACCTCGACGGTCACGACGAGTTCACGGTCGCCACGACCGCGCTGGGGGAGACCGACGACCCGGTGCTGCGGTCCGGTGCGGCCCCCGGCGACGCCGTCTGCGTGACCGGGACGCTCGGCCGCAGCGGGGCCGCGCTCCGGCACTTCGAGCGCGGCGACGCCGAGCGGGGCAACGAGCTGTTCCGGTTCGAGCCCCGCGTCGCGGCCGGGCGGGCACTGGCCGAACACGCGACGGCGATGATGGACTCCAGCGACGGCCTGGCCCGGTCGCTCCACCAGCTGGCCGAGGCCGGCGACTGCGGGATGGCGGTCGAGACGCCGCTGCCCATCGACGAGAGCGTCGACGCCGTCGCCGACGACGCCGACGACCGGCTTGAACTGGGCGCGTTCTTCGGCGAGGACTTCGAGCTCGTCTGCACGTTGCCGGAGGAGAAGGTAGACGTCGCGAGCGCGGCCGTCGACGCCGGGCTGACCCGCATCGGGACGGTGACGGAGGCCGGCGTCACCCTCGACGGCGAGCCGCTGCCCGACCGGGGCTGGACGCACGGATAG
- a CDS encoding DUF7411 family protein has translation MARVLFSGGKDSALSALLLEPFYDVTLVSGTFGIRDTAAEGRAAAEALGLPFEAVELDREVAEAAVERMVADGYPSGGIQLVHEHALETVAETADVVADGTRRDDRAPTVDRPLAQSIEDRFGVDYVAPLSGYGRGAVDDLVERELSVETGPSESIPKADYETELRALLAGEHGPSAVDEVFPDHEQSRVVGRR, from the coding sequence ATGGCCCGCGTGCTGTTCAGCGGGGGGAAGGACTCGGCGCTTTCGGCGCTGCTTCTGGAGCCGTTCTACGACGTCACGCTCGTGAGTGGCACCTTCGGAATCCGTGACACGGCAGCCGAGGGGCGGGCGGCCGCGGAGGCGCTGGGCCTGCCCTTCGAGGCGGTCGAACTGGACCGCGAGGTGGCCGAGGCGGCCGTCGAGCGGATGGTCGCGGACGGCTACCCCAGCGGGGGGATCCAGCTGGTCCACGAGCACGCCCTGGAGACGGTGGCGGAGACGGCCGACGTCGTCGCCGACGGGACCCGTCGGGACGACCGGGCCCCGACGGTCGACCGCCCGCTGGCGCAGAGCATCGAGGACCGCTTCGGGGTCGACTACGTCGCGCCGCTGTCGGGGTACGGTCGCGGGGCGGTCGACGACCTCGTCGAGCGGGAGCTGTCGGTCGAGACCGGCCCCAGCGAGTCGATTCCGAAGGCGGACTACGAGACGGAACTGCGGGCGCTGCTGGCCGGCGAGCACGGGCCGAGCGCCGTCGACGAGGTGTTCCCCGACCACGAGCAGTCGCGGGTCGTGGGTCGCCGGTAG
- a CDS encoding DNA-binding protein encodes MSGEPDEEELEKLREEKMEQLREQQQGGQDDEAREAAQQQAEAKKKALLRQNLTDGARKRLNTVKMSKPQVGEQIEQQVIQLARSGRVQDKIDEDQMKELLKEITPDSQSFDIKRR; translated from the coding sequence ATGAGCGGGGAACCAGACGAGGAGGAACTGGAGAAGCTACGCGAGGAGAAGATGGAGCAGCTCCGCGAGCAACAGCAGGGTGGACAGGACGACGAGGCCCGCGAAGCGGCCCAGCAGCAGGCGGAGGCGAAGAAGAAGGCGCTGCTGCGCCAGAACCTCACCGACGGGGCGCGCAAGCGCCTGAACACGGTGAAGATGTCCAAGCCGCAGGTGGGCGAACAGATCGAACAGCAGGTCATCCAGCTGGCGCGCAGCGGTCGGGTGCAGGACAAGATCGACGAGGACCAGATGAAGGAGCTGCTGAAGGAGATCACGCCGGACTCGCAGAGCTTCGACATCAAGCGCCGGTAG